A DNA window from Deltaproteobacteria bacterium contains the following coding sequences:
- a CDS encoding class I SAM-dependent methyltransferase, producing MPTLKAIAKKIPVLSAALSTLRGYQLMSKDIDQVITQIYETKAWGGAFSASGTGSDVAQTRTLVQQLPLFLRGFAISSILDIPCGEFSWMKELDRSNIDYTGADIVEAIVAANTRSYGSAGRRFVRLDLTKDPLPQADLLLCRDCLVHFSFADVFRALENLCAGEFQYVAATTFTDRTRNRDIVTGQWRALNLERPPIALPKPIYLINEGCTEDNGAYADKALGFWKTADIRVTLMNRRQPGR from the coding sequence GTGCCAACTCTTAAAGCCATCGCCAAGAAGATTCCTGTCCTATCGGCCGCATTGAGCACGCTGCGCGGCTACCAGCTGATGTCCAAGGACATCGACCAGGTCATCACCCAGATTTACGAGACCAAGGCGTGGGGCGGAGCATTCTCGGCGTCAGGAACCGGGTCGGACGTCGCTCAAACCCGGACTTTGGTACAGCAGTTACCGCTGTTTCTGAGAGGCTTCGCGATCTCGTCGATACTAGACATTCCCTGCGGTGAATTTTCCTGGATGAAAGAACTCGATCGGTCGAACATCGACTATACCGGCGCGGATATTGTCGAAGCGATCGTCGCGGCGAATACCCGTTCGTACGGCAGCGCGGGACGTCGATTCGTACGCTTGGATCTAACCAAGGACCCGTTGCCACAAGCAGATCTGCTGCTCTGCCGCGATTGCCTGGTGCATTTTTCTTTCGCCGATGTTTTCCGTGCCTTGGAAAATCTCTGCGCCGGTGAGTTTCAATACGTCGCCGCGACCACGTTTACCGACCGGACCCGCAATCGAGACATCGTCACGGGACAATGGCGTGCCCTGAACCTTGAACGGCCACCGATTGCACTGCCCAAGCCAATTTATCTGATCAACGAAGGGTGCACTGAAGACAACGGAGCTTACGCGGACAAAGCCTTGGGTTTCTGGAAGACCGCCGACATCCGCGTAACGTTAATGAATCGTCGCCAGCCCGGCAGATAA
- a CDS encoding MaoC family dehydratase: MSSSSFTTTPDDRYFEDYIPGAVHEFGAIAVDEQEVIDFGERYVPLSYHTDKEAAKHSLYGGVIASGWHTAALMMRVYVENYLSSVANLGSPGGDELRWPKPVFPGDVLSVRATVLEARRSESRPDRGIVRTSIEVLNQKKDVVMSMKMVNFVLSRQSQGGR; the protein is encoded by the coding sequence ATGAGCAGTTCATCCTTCACCACAACCCCCGACGACCGCTACTTTGAAGACTACATTCCCGGCGCGGTGCATGAATTCGGCGCCATCGCCGTCGATGAACAAGAAGTCATCGACTTCGGCGAGCGCTATGTGCCGCTCTCCTATCACACCGACAAAGAAGCGGCGAAGCACAGCCTCTACGGCGGCGTCATCGCCAGCGGCTGGCACACCGCGGCGCTGATGATGCGGGTTTACGTGGAGAATTATTTGTCGAGCGTCGCCAACTTGGGCTCGCCGGGCGGCGACGAGCTGCGTTGGCCCAAACCGGTCTTCCCCGGCGACGTGCTGTCGGTGCGCGCGACCGTCTTGGAAGCGCGCCGCTCCGAGTCGCGCCCCGACCGCGGCATCGTGCGCACATCTATCGAAGTGCTCAATCAGAAAAAAGACGTGGTGATGAGCATGAAGATGGTGAACTTCGTCCTCTCTCGGCAGAGCCAAGGCGGCAGATAA
- a CDS encoding addiction module protein gives MSKTAEDILSKVMQLPIVERAEIATALIRSLDGEPEQEVEAAWNAEIEQRIARIRSGSAKGRPWSEVRKRLDRPGE, from the coding sequence ATGAGTAAGACAGCAGAAGATATTCTATCTAAAGTAATGCAGCTTCCCATAGTCGAGCGCGCGGAGATCGCAACCGCGCTTATTCGGAGCCTCGATGGCGAGCCTGAACAGGAAGTAGAAGCGGCCTGGAATGCCGAAATCGAGCAACGTATCGCACGCATACGATCAGGATCTGCAAAGGGACGCCCATGGTCGGAGGTCCGAAAACGTCTTGACCGGCCGGGCGAATGA
- the thiE gene encoding thiamine phosphate synthase produces the protein MPLVLPPLYAMLDPEQIKSRAPQEVLAELLEGGAKIVQLRAKAMPPREVLGLAKMVREATQRYRSTFIMNDRTDIAIACGADGVHLGQEDLPLHAARKLIPNKIIGISTHDLAQAKEAEHNGADYIGFGPMFGTQTKDTGYPARGLAMLKAIRAAVNLPIVAIGGINETNVSQVWQAGADSAAIISDILHAEDIRNKVARITRAREATRVST, from the coding sequence ATGCCTCTGGTTCTCCCGCCGCTCTACGCCATGCTCGACCCCGAGCAAATCAAAAGCCGCGCGCCGCAAGAGGTCCTGGCGGAATTGCTCGAAGGCGGCGCCAAGATCGTCCAACTGCGCGCCAAAGCGATGCCGCCGCGTGAGGTTCTTGGGTTGGCCAAGATGGTTCGCGAGGCCACCCAACGTTATCGATCCACTTTTATCATGAACGATCGAACCGATATCGCCATTGCGTGCGGAGCGGACGGCGTTCACTTGGGCCAAGAAGACCTGCCACTGCACGCCGCGCGCAAGCTCATCCCGAATAAGATCATCGGCATTTCAACCCACGATTTGGCGCAAGCCAAAGAGGCCGAACACAACGGCGCCGACTACATCGGCTTCGGCCCGATGTTTGGCACGCAGACCAAAGACACCGGCTACCCGGCGCGCGGCTTGGCCATGCTCAAAGCAATTCGCGCCGCTGTGAACCTGCCCATCGTCGCCATCGGCGGCATCAACGAAACCAACGTCAGCCAAGTCTGGCAGGCGGGCGCCGATTCAGCGGCGATCATCAGCGATATTTTGCATGCAGAGGACATCCGAAACAAAGTCGCAAGAATCACCAGGGCTCGGGAGGCCACAAGAGTGTCAACGTAA